The Synechococcus sp. M16.1 genome includes the window AAGCCGAGGGATAACGCTGTTAGCGTCCGAAACAGGTTTAACCCCACCCATGTCCGTCCTGCGTTCCGCCGTGACCGCCGCTGCAGGCCTGGCACTCAGCCTCACGTATCCGGCCTTAGCGGGTGGTGGAGTGTCGATCAGCAGCTATGGGCAGCGGTCCCTGCTGATCCAGGGGGGCGGGCAATCGGTTCTGCTCAACCCCTACAAGGCCGCGGGTTGTGCTGCGGGGCTCCCTGAACCTCGGCTGACGGCCGGCGTTGTTCTGGCCAACTCCGAACTCGCCGATGAAGGAGCCCGCGACGTGGCCGGTGGCCGCTTTCTGGCCCAACCTGGGTCGTATCGCATCGGCGGGCTGAGCCTTGAGGGCTTTGCCAATCCCCACGACCGCGTGGGCGGACGCCGCTTTGGCAACGCCACCCTCTGGCGCTGGCAGCAGGGGGGCCTCAGCTTTGCCCATCTCGGTGCCACCGCTGGAGAGCTCACGGCTGCCGACCGCGTGCTGCTCGGCAACCCCGATGTGCTGATCATCGGCGTGGGTGGCGGCAGCAAGATCTACACCGCCGAAGAAGCTGCGGCGGTGGTGGAGCAGTTGAACCCCAAGCGCGTCATTCCTGTGCAGTACGTCAACGGCGAGGCGCCTGAAGGCTGTGATCAAGAGGGTATTCAGCCCTTCCTCGATGCCATGGGCGGCACCGCCGTGCGCCGGGTGGGCCAGTCGCAAACCCTGCCGGGCCGCCTCGACGACGACACCGTGATCACAGTGATGCAGTGATCACGGTGATGCAGTGATCAGCGCCTGCAGCTGATTTCTGTCCCAACCCGCCAGCACAGCCAACAACAACATCACCCTGGCTTTCTGGGGATTGAGGCTCCCTGCCGGCAGCAGCCCGAGCCGTTCATCCTCGGGATGGTGGTGCACGGGCCCCGACCCGCAACGGTTGGCCCGCAGCATCAACGGCCGTGGTCCAGCCCACGCCTCCAACACACGGCATTCGCACGCCGACAACTGGCCGGCACCGGTACCGGTGAACACCAGGCCATCAACGCAGGCGTTGAGGCAAGCGCTGAGCAGGAGCGGCTCGGGCTCCACACACCCGTAGACGATCGGCACCTGGGGCCATTGCTCCGGCAAATCGAGCCCAGCAAAGGGCACCTGCCGGGATCCACTCGCCATGGGCAGATGAACGCCAACGTCATCCACCCAGCCCAAGGGCCCGCGGCCGGGACTGGCGAAGGCCCCCACCCCCTGGGATGCCAGCTTGGTGACCAACTGGGCGGCATGGATCTGGCCATCCATCACCACCAGCACGCCCTGACCGCGAGCTTCTGGGCTTGAGGCCACCTGCACCGCCTGCAACAAATTGAGGGGGCCATCGGCACTGAGGGCCGTGGCCGGCCGCATCGCACCCACCAGCACCACCGGCCGAGGATCGTCGATCAACAGCTGCAGCAACCAGGCGGTTTCCTCCAGCGTGTTGGTGCCATGGGTGATCACCACCCCAGCCAGCTCAGGGTCTGCCGCAAAGGCAGCACGGATGCGCCCCACCAGCGCACGCCAATGGGCAAACAACAGATCAGCGCTGTCGACGTTGGCGATCTGCTCCACATCGATCGCCGCCAACTCCTGCAGCTGCGGCACCGCCGCAAGCAGGGCGTCGCCCCCCAGCACGCCCGCGGTGTAGTTGTTCAGCGTTGCGCTGTTCTCCGCACAGCCGGCAATGGTGCCGCCGGTGGCGAGCAGCAGCAGGCGGTTCATTGCTGCAGGGGGAGGAACGCCTCCATGAAGCGCTGCATCTGGCTGGTGGTGCCGATGCTCACCCGGAAGCAGCCATCGATCAGGGGCTTGCCTGCCATCGAACGCACCAGAATTCCCGCCTCGCGCAACGCCGCATCGACCTCCGCCACCGGGCGCTGGGGCCAGATCAGCAGATAGTTGCCGCCATCGCAGTGATACCGAACCCCCGCGTCCTGCAGCGCCTGCAGGGTCCAGTCGCGAGCCCGCAGCACCTCAGCCACATAGGCATCCACATAGGACTGGTCCGCCAAGGCGGCAAAGGCCGCGGCCACGGCCACGCTGTTGACGTCGTAGGGGCCCGTGACGCGGCTAACCCGATCCACCACATCGGCATGGCCGATGGCAAAGCCAATCCGCAACCCCGCCAAACCAGCAGTTTTGGCCAAGGAGCGGAACACCAGCAGGTTCGGTGTGGCCGTAAAATCTGCGCTCGGCAGCACACTGTCTCCGGTGAAGGCTTCGTAGAGCTCATCCACCACCACCAAGGTGCCCGGGGCTGAGGCCGCCAAGGCGATCACCTGATCTGCTGGCAAGCGCGTGCCGGTGGGGTTGTTGGGGTTGCAGATCAACAGCAGCCGCGGCGCTCGAGCCGCTAACGCCTCCTGAATGGCCGCCAGCGGGAAGTCGAACGTCTCCCCTTCGTAGGGAATCGCCTCGATCGTCATGCCCTGCATGCCGGCGCAGGGGCTGTAGTAACCAAAGGTGGGCGCTGTGGTCAGCAACGTCTCACCGGCATCGCCATAGGCCTGAAACACCGCATGGATAGCGGCATCCACACCGTTGAACAGGCCCACCTGATCCGGCTTCAATCCAGGCCGGCAGCCGGTTTCCTCCAGGTTCTGCAGTAACGCCTCCCGCAGGCCGTCGTACTCCGGATAAACGGCAATCTCTTCGGTGCTGAAGTTGCGCAGGGCCTGGGCCACCAAGGGACTGGGGCCAATCGTGTTCTCGTTGAAATCCAGCCGCAGCATCTGGCGGCGGCCCTCCAACGGCGCGCTGTAGGCCTTGAGCTGCTCAACGGCGGCGCGGGCCACCGGAGCACCACCGGCTGTGAACGGTTGAGTGTTGTCGCTCACATGCGGTCCAGGGTGGCGATGCCCAGCAGTCCGAGCCCCAGTCTGAGGGTGTCGGCCGTCAAACGGCAGAGGGCGAGGCGGGATGCCAGCGCTTCAGGATCGGCCTTGAGCACAGGCACCTGGTCGTAGAAACGGTTGAACACCTGGCTGAGCTCGAACAGATAGCTGCACAAGCGGTTGGGCAGCAGCTCCTCCTCCACCTCTGCGATCACGGCATCGAACTTGAGCAGCTCCCGCACCAGGGCCCACTCCTGGGGCTCGCTGAAGTTCAGTTGGGCCTTGGTGGCGGCAAGGTCGCCCCCCTTGCGGGCGATACCGGCGATGCGCACTACGGCATAGAGGAGATAAGGCGCCGTGTTGCCCTGCAGCGCCAGCATCCGATCGAAGGAGAACTGGTAATTGGTGATCCGGTTCTGGCTGAGGTCGGCGTATTTCACCGCCGCCAAACCCACGGTGCCCGCCACATGCTGGATGAACTCCTCCGACTCGCTGCGCTCCTCCTCCATCAGGCGTGAACGCAGATCGGTTTCGGCGCGCTCGACGGCTTCATCGAGCAGATCCCGCAGACGCACGGTGTCTCCCGCACGGGTCTTGAGCTTCTTGCCGTCCTCCCCCTGCACCAGGCCAAAGGGCACGTGCTCGAGGCGCGCACCGTCCGGGATCCAGCCGGCCCGTTCGGCCACCTGGAACACCCCGGCGAAATGGTTCGCCTGGCCAGCGTCGGTGACATACACAACGCGGCGGGCACCATCCCCTTCAGGAGCCGCTCCGAAGCGGTAGCGGATCGCCGCCAGATCAGTGGTGGCGTAGTTGAAGCCGCCGTCGCTCTTCTGCACGATCACCGGCAGGGGCTTGCCGTCCTTGCCCTGCACACCCTCAAGGAACACGCACTGGGCACCGTCATCGGTGACCAGCAGCTCAGCGGCCTTCAGGCCATCAATCACCGCTGGCAGGAAGGGGTTGTAGAACGACTCGCCGCGTTCGCTCAGGCGAATGTCGAGCCGGTCGTAGATCTTCTGGAACTCGCGCCGCGACTGGTCGCAGAGCAGGCCCCAGGCCTTGAGCGACACCGGATCGCCCCCCTGCAGCTTCACCACCTCGTCGCGGGAGGTGGACTGGAACGCTTCATCGTCATCGAAGCGCTTCTTGGCCTCGCGGTAGAAAGCCACGAGATCTCCAAGATCCACCGCATCGGCGGTGTCCAGGGCTTCCGGCGCCACCTGCTTGAGGTGGGTGATGAGCATGCCGAACTGGGTGCCCCAGTCGCCCACATGATTAAGGCGCAGCACCGGATGGCCGCGGAACTCGAGCACCCGCGCGAGGGAGTCGCCAATGATCGTGGAGCGCAGATGCCCCACATGCATCTCCTTAGCGATGTTGGGGCTGGAAAAA containing:
- a CDS encoding MBL fold metallo-hydrolase; the protein is MSVLRSAVTAAAGLALSLTYPALAGGGVSISSYGQRSLLIQGGGQSVLLNPYKAAGCAAGLPEPRLTAGVVLANSELADEGARDVAGGRFLAQPGSYRIGGLSLEGFANPHDRVGGRRFGNATLWRWQQGGLSFAHLGATAGELTAADRVLLGNPDVLIIGVGGGSKIYTAEEAAAVVEQLNPKRVIPVQYVNGEAPEGCDQEGIQPFLDAMGGTAVRRVGQSQTLPGRLDDDTVITVMQ
- a CDS encoding asparaginase, with the protein product MNRLLLLATGGTIAGCAENSATLNNYTAGVLGGDALLAAVPQLQELAAIDVEQIANVDSADLLFAHWRALVGRIRAAFAADPELAGVVITHGTNTLEETAWLLQLLIDDPRPVVLVGAMRPATALSADGPLNLLQAVQVASSPEARGQGVLVVMDGQIHAAQLVTKLASQGVGAFASPGRGPLGWVDDVGVHLPMASGSRQVPFAGLDLPEQWPQVPIVYGCVEPEPLLLSACLNACVDGLVFTGTGAGQLSACECRVLEAWAGPRPLMLRANRCGSGPVHHHPEDERLGLLPAGSLNPQKARVMLLLAVLAGWDRNQLQALITASP
- a CDS encoding histidinol-phosphate transaminase translates to MSDNTQPFTAGGAPVARAAVEQLKAYSAPLEGRRQMLRLDFNENTIGPSPLVAQALRNFSTEEIAVYPEYDGLREALLQNLEETGCRPGLKPDQVGLFNGVDAAIHAVFQAYGDAGETLLTTAPTFGYYSPCAGMQGMTIEAIPYEGETFDFPLAAIQEALAARAPRLLLICNPNNPTGTRLPADQVIALAASAPGTLVVVDELYEAFTGDSVLPSADFTATPNLLVFRSLAKTAGLAGLRIGFAIGHADVVDRVSRVTGPYDVNSVAVAAAFAALADQSYVDAYVAEVLRARDWTLQALQDAGVRYHCDGGNYLLIWPQRPVAEVDAALREAGILVRSMAGKPLIDGCFRVSIGTTSQMQRFMEAFLPLQQ
- the argS gene encoding arginine--tRNA ligase yields the protein MLSLSQSLDAQLRAAMQRAFPEADAGLDPLLAPASKPEFGDFQANGALPLAKPLKQAPRQIATAIVEQLQADPAFTDLCLEPQIAGPGFINLTIRPERLAAEVSARLGDERLGVPAVENPAPVVVDFSSPNIAKEMHVGHLRSTIIGDSLARVLEFRGHPVLRLNHVGDWGTQFGMLITHLKQVAPEALDTADAVDLGDLVAFYREAKKRFDDDEAFQSTSRDEVVKLQGGDPVSLKAWGLLCDQSRREFQKIYDRLDIRLSERGESFYNPFLPAVIDGLKAAELLVTDDGAQCVFLEGVQGKDGKPLPVIVQKSDGGFNYATTDLAAIRYRFGAAPEGDGARRVVYVTDAGQANHFAGVFQVAERAGWIPDGARLEHVPFGLVQGEDGKKLKTRAGDTVRLRDLLDEAVERAETDLRSRLMEEERSESEEFIQHVAGTVGLAAVKYADLSQNRITNYQFSFDRMLALQGNTAPYLLYAVVRIAGIARKGGDLAATKAQLNFSEPQEWALVRELLKFDAVIAEVEEELLPNRLCSYLFELSQVFNRFYDQVPVLKADPEALASRLALCRLTADTLRLGLGLLGIATLDRM